The sequence below is a genomic window from Nicotiana tomentosiformis chromosome 6, ASM39032v3, whole genome shotgun sequence.
CAGGAGAGgtaactttatttttcttttttcttttattttttatcttgcAACATCTTTATTATGAATTGAAGGTCTTTCTCCGCATGTTGCGTATAAAAGAAAGATCTTTCTCTGCATGTGTGGATAGGTACTCTAACTAATTGTAGTTTCTGTTTTGTCTCTTCTTCATTGTTCGTGTGTCTGTTTCTTTCTGATCTTATGTTTCTCTTGATCTTTTCTTCCGTCGACACCATTTTTTCCTTCAATAAATTTGACCATACACTAATCATCAGCCCTTATAAGGGTTTTTCATCTTATACGGGTGTACCTGTATGATTCAGCATCTGTTAGCACATTCCCAGGACCAATTCATTATTAGGGATTAAAActatttactttttctttttgatgGCCACTAGCAAGCTATATCATGCCCATGACAATTATTTTTGTTCGATTTTGATAGGAAGGTGTTGAGGTCGAGCattaaggttgtaggttaggGGGTAATGGAGCGTTTCTCCTCGTTGTGCCGGCTAGTCTGATAGTGTTTTGTCTAGGACTGCTAGCGGTTTTTGTTGTGTTTCACACTGTTTTTTTTGTTGCCTTTCCATTTATGTGTTGTCTTTTACGATGCTGATACTATTTTTCTGGCTTCTGTTGATGTTACGGATCTATTatctctgagccgagggtctcccgaaaacaacctctctatccctctgggataggggtaaggtctgcgtacactctaccctccccagaccccactagtgggattctagtgggttgttgttgttgttgattttgacCTCCATTCATTTTTGCAGTTGCTGAATTTTGTGGAAACGTCTAGTTGTGTAGGCTCACTGAGCAGGTTGTCTTCTCGGATCCCTACAAAGTGTCACAATATAATCTCTGTACATCTCCTTATCTAGATGCCGATGCAGAGGCAGTTCGCAACGATAATGGTTTGAAGATTGAAGTTGCTGAGCTTAAAATCCAAGTACATTTGTGATTCTAGAAGATGTTGCCTTATAGCGCATTTAATTGATATGCTTGACTTTTATATGTATTTGTTTGCTTTAGCTCGAAAATCACGACAATCTTTACGTAATACTTTGCAGGTTTTGTGAGAGAGCCCAAGCTCTTATACATGATGATCTCCATACTGGTTCTTTGATGGTCACTCACGATTCAACCCAAGTAATTGATCCAAAATTTGCTTGCTATGGGTCAATGGGTTTTGACTTTTGATATTGTAGCATTTATCGGAAATCTAATTCTGGCGTACTTTTCCTGAGATGGACATGCGGATCAAGCCAATGACCGCAAGGTTTATCTACTGCAACATTTGCCTTTCTAAGCTATGTTTCTTTTACTATGATCTCATTGTTTCATAGCAAAGGTCATCGTCCCCCTTTGTGTCTTTCTCCTTGTGCATGATATTCTGGTCCTTAACATCAGCCAGTCCGAAACTTGGATAAAGGAGAAGGATTTAGAAGTTAGATTCCATGACGTGCTACCAGCAAGGATAACCAAACATGTTCTCCATCTTTCTCCTCTCTTGATATTAATCTGGTTATTCGACTCCAAAGTTCTACAAGCATCATAGGCTATCTTCACTCTTTCAGAGTTTGTTAATTTTCTTTTATTCGTATACGCCGCAAGCTCTCTGTAAGTAGTTTTCATTTTCATCCATATGACAGGAGAAAAGCATAAGAATGGACAAGTTGATGGGAGAAATCGGCGTGTTCTCAGAGTCACTTCTGCACCTGCTAATGAAATGTTAACCATGTTCGACCTGTTTCTCGACCTTCATACGAATTTTGTACGAGTTTCTCTATTCGTTTCTCAAATTCTTTTTTTAGCTCATTTAGTGCTACAAGAGTACTTTGAAAATTTTTAGTCTAATTCCAGTTTTGCAACAGTTAATTTGACATAATAGTTTATCATCTTACACATATTTGTATCATCAGGTGTTACTGCAAAGCCATACGTTTTTTGGGTAACATATGGATTACAAACAGCACGATTAAAAAGAATAAGATTTTCTGTAGTAACTGTGTAGTCTTCTATTTCTCTTTTGAGTAACATCTCAGTAATATCTTTGTAGTCTCCCTTTTCTTTATATAAGCTCATCCTTTGGAGACATTATCTCTATACCTTTAATTACAATATCTCAAtagcagtgttgtcaaaggcgcgcttaatccctaaagcgaggctcaaaacatgttgagtgCTTTGCCTCACTTTGTGGGCGCTTTAGTAtcgcatcaaggctctaaggcatactattccttgccaatgagtgtaATCATGAAAAGGCGAcattaaacaattgatatttcactttatcgtatttctttttcaatttctttgtccatatatttgttattcatgcttataattattaaTCTTggactatatatacatatttttactttttctccagtcgccttttttcattaaagcccacACTTTATTTGCACTTTacgcttaaagccccaacggaccttagagcttttttgcgctttttgcctttgataacactgctcAATAGTAGCTATGTGGTCGTTTTTTCCCCTACACAACCTCATTCCTTGAATTGTCACTATACCTTTATGTACAAAGGTATAGTTCTGTTCACGTTGGGCCCGGGCAACACCCGGGCTTCCCCTCCACTAGTGTGATTATAAAAGTCATTGCTTGTGCCACTGTCAGATGAAGTGCTTGAACAGGTAGTCTCAAATGGTGAATGCGAGTGCTGGTGATGCTACATAGGTGTACAGAAGCAGGAGGAAATACGAGTTTGTGGGAAAATTCTTCTTTTTGCCCCCTAAACATCAGAAATTACGTTGTGTTCATTAGAGTTGGGCTCCAGGGAAGGGAATGGGAATTTGGGGGATTAGTGCAAGAAGGAGTTGCATTGGTCTCTGCAACATCAGAGTGAGTGGGCAGTCATTCAGAGGAAGAGCATTTTCAGACTCCAAATCTGTTACAAGTGACGATTCTGTCTTGCCGGTGTTGATCATCGGCGCTGGTCCAGTTGGTCTCGTCCTCTCCATACTTCTTACAAAACTTGGTATTTTCTTGATACCCTTTCCCCCTATTGCCCTATTTAGATCTTTTCAAATGCCATAGGTGCTTGGTATGGTGGATACCTTTTTTACATGAAAAATACTACTGTGAAAAATTGTTTCACTTATCTTAAATCAGTTTCTGGATATTTTCGAGTGGTTGGTTGAATTTAAAATCTGGTTGTACAATTAAGATGAATTCCGAAATAGTTTTGATCATTTACACAATGACTGAAATAAGTGAGATGGACCAAGAGTTGAGACGTTGTGAAGGAAAATGACTTTAGGTCTTAAGTGGGGTGAAAATTATTTTCTGGGGTTCTGTTTTGATATTTGGACTATAATGTCTGTTGGTATTCGTTAGGTGTAAAATGTGCGATCTTAGAGAAGAACAAGGTCTTTTCCAAACACCCTCAAGCACACTTCATCAACAACCGGTCTATGGAGGTTGGTTTTGTCCTGtggaagttttttttttctttgccttttGTTGTGTTGCCTAGAAAGAAGCTGAGATTTGAGAGTATTTTGATTAAAAGACGTTTGTTTTGATGTAGCTATTGTTTCTAGGTATTTCGCAAATTGGATGGTCTTGGAGACGAGATTCTAAGATCTCAACCGCCAGTAGAGTTTTGGAGAAAGTTTATATACTGTACATCACTGACAGGACCTATTTTAGGTGCTGTTGATCATATGCAGCCTCAAGGTAGGATTTATATATGtgatttgtaagtgattttaattcTTAATTTTTCAAATTGTTATGCTTTAAGTCATTAATTTAGTCATGGTTATTGTTATTGCACGGTTTGCACCCAGAcaccacttgtgggattttactgggttgttgttgttgttgttattgttattgcaaAGTAAATACTCTGCCTGTCAAGTTTTATGTTAAATGGTCTGAACTAATGCACAATTAAGAAGTGAATATGACCAAATTAAGCGATTTGTCTTATCTCTTCCACTCCTTAAAATGGATGATGCAATGTTGTTTTCACTTTCTTAATGTGTTGCTGAGTACAAAATGTTACATGGGACATTTTGCTCTCTATGGTTTCTTAAGTCATCAAATTACATTTTGTTCACCTCAGATCCTCTCAACATATGAAATGGAATAAATTTGTGCCCGTTCGTAATCAGTGAAGAGATAATTGAGTCAATTGCAATTTTGGATTGAAATTCAAGTGATCTCGAATCCATGAAATATTGACAGGTGTATAACTACTATTATTCCAATAACGTGTCAGACATTTCTGCATTCCAGCGGAAAATATGTTTCGTTAAATGAGATGGGGAGAGTAGTATGATATCCATCTTATTAGATAGATCTATTGCATCACAAATTTATTGAGTTTGCTTCGTGGAAGATATGTCTTATATGCATACTGGTGATTCTTTTGTTTTCTGCAAACATTTTCCATTTTGTTCGTCAGATTTTGATCGGATTGTGAGTCCTGTCTCGGTTGCACACTTCTCCCAGTACAAGCTCTCCAGGTTACTGCTTAAGCACCTTGAGAAACTCGATTTCTGTACGATGAACTCTGAAAAGTGTGAGCATGTCTCTATTGGTGAGAGGAAGATCTTTATGGGGCATGAGTGCATTGCAATCAATGATGCTGAGCATGGCGTCAGTGTAACAGCATCTTTCCTTACTGAAGGGAAGTATATTAAGAGAGATATCCAGTGTCATTTCCTTGTTGGTACAGATGGTGCAGGAAGTACTGTCAGAAAGTCCTTAGGAATTAACATGAGAGGTGAAAAGGACTTACAAAATCTTGTTAGTGTCCACTTCCAAAGCCAAGAGTTAGGGAAGTATCTCATCAAAGAAAGACCCGGCATGCTGTTTTTCATCTTTAATAAAGATGCTattggtgttcttgttgcccatGATCTCAAGCAAGGGGAATTTGTCCTGCAGGTAAACCAGTTCTTTAATTATGTGGGAATTTGGCTCAATACTATATTATCCACTTGCTCGTATTTATAAATCTGAATCTGTTGTTATCGGTTAACAGCATTATTGATAGTCTTGGTCAAAATTTTGTAGGTACCATTTTACCCACCTCAACAAAAGCTTGAGGACTTTAGTTGCGAGGTGTTTTTCTACTCTTTTGTTGAATCTTTTGCTTACTCTGTCAGTTCTTAAAATTTTCCATTAGTGGAAGAGAATGAATCAACGGGTTTATGTTCCTCGTGATTCATTTGGATCTACTATAATATGGGGCTATGGCTGCAATGCTTGACAGTTGAACCAATATGGTTTATTTACCATGTTGTTCTTTGTACTTTACAATTGGTTGTAGATGTGTAAGAGATTGATCTTCAAATTGATCGGCCAAGAGCTTGCAGACGTCAATGTGATGGATATTAAGCCTTGGGTGATGCATGCTGAAGTAGCTGAGAAGTTCCTGTCTCGTAACAACAGGATAATCCTTGCTGGTGATGCTGCTCATCGATTTCCTCCTGCTGGTGGTTTTGGTATGCAATCTATTTGTGCATTGAttaagtttttgttttgtaatgcAATTATCTTGTCAAGTCTTAGATATTTTTTAAGAATAACTTTGTTGTAATTCCTTTTCTGTTGAGAGAGttgggggaggggaggggaggggagaGAAAATAAATTAATGCATAGTCGTTTAGTGTATTTTTGTCATTGAGACAAATGAGGCTGCTTCCTGAAATGCTGATGTAAAGGTAAAAATCGCAAAGTTATTTCTGGGGGAGGCAGGTAAAAGATTTCAGCATAAGCATAAAATTCCGAAGCTATAACTAGCTTAAATTAAGCCCAAGATAGCTTTAGTAGGTTGGAGGAGATCTGAACTGCAGTCAGTAACCACATTGTGATGTTAGTTACCATGCATTGCACTGGTAATTTAACACAATTGATACGGTATCTAACTATAGACCTGGAACTTGATTGTTGTATGGTAATTTTAAGaacaaaaacaaataaataattaagtttataatAGTGTTCCCTCTCGAGCATTTAAAGCTTTTGGATGAGACAGTTCACGCAATCCAATATGCAATCAAAGCATATCCTTGTTCGAGTCcctatcaacaaaatattttgaCATGCTTGGCCATGAATCCTTGGCCAACTCTTAAAGAGTAATTTTTAAAGGCATAATTAGGGCACCAAGGGTGTGACCTAGCAGTCGATGAAGTGGGTGAAAATCTTAGAGATCAGGGTTCATATCCCAGCGAAGACAAAGAGTTCTTCCCATCTGTCTAAGCCTTGGTGGGCAAAGTTAACTCGATACTTGTGCTGGGGGAGGTAGCAGGTATCTAGTGGAACAGTCGAGAATGCGCACAAGCTGGACCCCaccattattaaaaaaaaattacattagGTAAATAATAGTGTCATTTCCCCTTGATAACTTATGAAACATTTAAATGAGTTTGTTCGAATATGTGAAAGATAAGAAGGGGGAAAATAAAAGAAACTGGAGGAATATTTTCTTTTCTGCAGGGATAAAATAACTGCATCTTGATAACTTTGAAGTTAGGTGGTGTGAAGATCTAAGGTGTCATGTAAGATGCATCCAACTCTGCTTCATGGAATATATCTGCAGCTGTTGTTGTTTATTTGAGGATTTAATAGGTCAGACGGGGGGAAGGAAATCTGCTCAAGATGTCTTCTTTTATTCAGGGATGAATACTGGTATTCAAGATGCTCAAAATCTTGCGTGGAAGTTAGCTTCTGTAATCAAGGGTATCTCACCAATATCAATTCTTACCTCGTATGAACTAGAACGTAGTCAGGTATTCATTTCCTCAATTCTTGGTTTGATAATGCATATTGTGTAAAATAAAATATTCCCTATTTTCTGATTTTCTTCCTACGAGCTTCACACACTCCTTAAAATGTTTCAGATAGCCCAATTTAATACAGCACTTAGCGTCCAAAACTTTAAGGCGGCAATGAGAGTTCCTGCTGCACTTGGTCTTGATCCAACAATAGCAAATGCAGGTAAAGTGCAAACTTGTACTTAATCTTTTTTACATCAGTAGCTGATTAAAGAGATAATGTGTTTTTGCATGCAGTACATCGAGCTCTTAATAACACGGTTGGTTCTGTTCTGCCATCTGGACTTCAAAGGACTATATTAGATGGAATATTCAGCATTGGTCGTGCACAACTCTCAGATTTTGTATTGAATGAAAATAATCCACTTGGATCTGCAAGGCTAGCCAAATTAAGACAGATATTTGAAGGAGGACAGAGCCTTCAGCTCCAGTTCCCTGCTGAGGATCTTGGTTTCAGGTTGCGTATCTACTTTTGCTTTATCTATTTAATGCAAATTGCTCAAGTTGATTTTGTCACTAAAGTTGTATAGTTCATGGGCTCCTATAAATGCtggatactgactcaactctgaATAGAACTCCAAATAAAGACATCTCAGGTGTACGCCAGATGATTGTTTATATCTTAAATAATCCTTTTGGCAATACTTTTTTGCATCAGTACTCTAATTTCAATGTGTTTACATTAGTTACCAAAAAGGAGCATTGGTGTCTGAAGATTTTAGTGGGTTGAATGCGCATGAAGCACCTTCAGGACGAAGAAGGGATTATATTCCTTGCTCGGAACCTGGATCAAGGCTCCCTCATATGAATCTTAAACTGCTTTCTAACCCGTCAAGTAAGGTATGGACTCTTTCAAGGGGACATTGTCTTTGTAGGTGAGCTGGACCTTGTTAGATCATGGTCTTTTCATATCGTTCATCTCTTGGCACATGTTTGGAGAAGCCAAATAATTGAATCAAATGGGGATTTTCAATTTATCTCGATCCTTGCAATAGATTACAATATTCGACCTGCAGTCATCCTGTTTCAGGTTTCATTATTTATTTCTAACAGTAGATCTTATTCAGGAAATATTCTCTACTCTGGACCTTGTATCTGGAGATAAGGTTGAGTTTGTCCTTATAATAGCACCACTGGAGGAGTCCTACTATCTAGCTCGAGCTGCTATAGAGGTGGCGAACAATTTTAAAGTGCCTTTAAAGGTTTGTGTAATATGGCCAAAAGAAAGTATTAATGGAACCGGAAGAAGTGAGGCTGCGTTGACTCCCTCTAAATTTTTTGAAGTTGTGGAAGTGAAGAGCTCATCAGATTCGCCATCCTGGTGGGACATCTGTCAGATGACGGACAGAGGAGCCATTTTAGTGAGACCTGATGAGCATATTGCTTGGCGTATAAAATCCAGAATTGCAGATCCTATCATGGAGATGGAAAAAGTTCTCCACATTGTTACAGGAGTTGATTGCATTTGATAGCACCTTTCAGTGAAACTTTTACCCCGTAAATCTATGGTAGGCCTGGCGTTAGTACTTTGCTTTTGGATAGACAGTTACCCCGTACCCATGCTGGTGAGAGGCAGTAGATACAGAAATGGTTTTCGGAGTTTAGTTGGAGGCGGCTTGTACATACACAACTGCAGTTAGGTATGAGCTCAGTTATTTAAACATATCCGGTGCAAATAAAATCCCAAAACACCTCAAAATTGTATTGTTATTTATTAAACTTGCTTTCTATTTCTGTTTCTCTTTTGTATGTTTCTACATAAAGCTAATGTTAAACTTTGATgaattttcctttttccttacttTGTCCTAAGACGGAACGCAATATTGGTAATGACGATCTTTTTATGCGGTTTTGACAATTCAGCATGGCTATTAAAGGTTGATTAAACTCCCAAATTGATGATAAAATGAACTTCTCAAGCGGCATACATTGA
It includes:
- the LOC104107093 gene encoding uncharacterized protein isoform X2, giving the protein MQPQDFDRIVSPVSVAHFSQYKLSRLLLKHLEKLDFCTMNSEKCEHVSIGERKIFMGHECIAINDAEHGVSVTASFLTEGKYIKRDIQCHFLVGTDGAGSTVRKSLGINMRGEKDLQNLVSVHFQSQELGKYLIKERPGMLFFIFNKDAIGVLVAHDLKQGEFVLQVPFYPPQQKLEDFSCEMCKRLIFKLIGQELADVNVMDIKPWVMHAEVAEKFLSRNNRIILAGDAAHRFPPAGGFGMNTGIQDAQNLAWKLASVIKGISPISILTSYELERSQIAQFNTALSVQNFKAAMRVPAALGLDPTIANAVHRALNNTVGSVLPSGLQRTILDGIFSIGRAQLSDFVLNENNPLGSARLAKLRQIFEGGQSLQLQFPAEDLGFSYQKGALVSEDFSGLNAHEAPSGRRRDYIPCSEPGSRLPHMNLKLLSNPSSKEIFSTLDLVSGDKVEFVLIIAPLEESYYLARAAIEVANNFKVPLKVCVIWPKESINGTGRSEAALTPSKFFEVVEVKSSSDSPSWWDICQMTDRGAILVRPDEHIAWRIKSRIADPIMEMEKVLHIVTGVDCI
- the LOC104107093 gene encoding uncharacterized protein isoform X1 → MGIWGISARRSCIGLCNIRVSGQSFRGRAFSDSKSVTSDDSVLPVLIIGAGPVGLVLSILLTKLGVKCAILEKNKVFSKHPQAHFINNRSMEVFRKLDGLGDEILRSQPPVEFWRKFIYCTSLTGPILGAVDHMQPQDFDRIVSPVSVAHFSQYKLSRLLLKHLEKLDFCTMNSEKCEHVSIGERKIFMGHECIAINDAEHGVSVTASFLTEGKYIKRDIQCHFLVGTDGAGSTVRKSLGINMRGEKDLQNLVSVHFQSQELGKYLIKERPGMLFFIFNKDAIGVLVAHDLKQGEFVLQVPFYPPQQKLEDFSCEMCKRLIFKLIGQELADVNVMDIKPWVMHAEVAEKFLSRNNRIILAGDAAHRFPPAGGFGMNTGIQDAQNLAWKLASVIKGISPISILTSYELERSQIAQFNTALSVQNFKAAMRVPAALGLDPTIANAVHRALNNTVGSVLPSGLQRTILDGIFSIGRAQLSDFVLNENNPLGSARLAKLRQIFEGGQSLQLQFPAEDLGFSYQKGALVSEDFSGLNAHEAPSGRRRDYIPCSEPGSRLPHMNLKLLSNPSSKEIFSTLDLVSGDKVEFVLIIAPLEESYYLARAAIEVANNFKVPLKVCVIWPKESINGTGRSEAALTPSKFFEVVEVKSSSDSPSWWDICQMTDRGAILVRPDEHIAWRIKSRIADPIMEMEKVLHIVTGVDCI